The genomic segment TACTGGACAGCTCCGCATTTTTAGCCGTCTGGAGCTCAGAACCTAGAAAAATAAAATGGCTGCCGCCTATCCAGCGGTCATAATAAACAGCAGTCATCCCTGTATAATGCTTGAAGCTGCCGAGCTCCTGCCCTTGCTCCCAATCCTTCCAAGTATCATGGTTGCCGATCGTATACAGCATAGGCGGAAGCTCGCCCTGCCGCTTCACACGCTCGACAATCGCTGAAAACTGCGCATATTCCGCTTCATCTCCATGATCCGTAATATCTCCGGCATGCATAATGCCAGCGCTGCCCGAGGCAGCCGCCAGTTCTTGAATATCCAGCAGCGCCCGCTCAAAATGCTGATTATGCACATGGCTCGGGTCAACCGTTACATGAGTATCCGTAATGACCTGAAAAAACATCAGCGGCTCGCCGAGGCCAGGCACCGTCTCTTTTTCACACCACAAACTAACCTTCTTCATGATTAAAACTCCTTTGCTGATGCTGCCGCCTATGCTGCTTTTACTAATGTTGCTAATTTTACTCCCTTAGCCTTAGCCGCTTCGCCGCTCCAACTCCGTTAATTCCCTCTAACGGCTGCGCCATGCGCGCTAATGCTCATATTCAGCCCAACTACCCCGATAACGATAACTCCGACCCATAGCAGGGCCGAAAGCGGGATTCGCTCGCCGAACCAAATATAGCCCGCTCCTGTAATCAGCGTAATGCCTATGCCTGACCATACCGCATACGCAACGCTTACATGCATATAACGCAGGGCGAAGTTCAGGCACGTAAAGCTGCTTCCATAAAAAATAAACATAGCAATCGACGGAACGACACGCGTAAAGCTCGCCGATAGTTTCATAGATATTGTTCCTGACAATTCCAGCACAATCGCCAGTGCCAGCCATAGATAACCCAATGTTTACTCACCCTTCAGTATGAGTTTCCTCCACAGCAAGCTGCGAATAGGAAGCAATGATGACATCCGCCGAGGGAAGCACGCTCGCGGCCTGATTGGCTATGCCAATACATAAGGCCGCTCCTGCTGCCTGCCCCATTCGCATATCGCCATCGGTATCGCCAATAATAGCAATCGACGACGGGGCAACGCCAAGCTTCTGGCAAGCCAGCTCCAGCATATCGGGATACGGCTTGCTGCGCGGTACAAGATCCGCTCCTACGATGACAGAGAAGTGGGGCAGAAGCCCCATCCACTCCAAATGCTCGCGCGCCGCTTCGGTATCGTCTGCCGTGACGATGCCGAGCTTCAGCCCCGCTTTCTTGCACTGTTCAATAAAAGGGATAACGCCTGCAAGCGGGATAGCAGATTTGCGCCTTTTCAGCTCCCTATCAGCCTCTTCCTTGCTTTCCCTGACTAGCTGCATCGACTCGGCCCAGGATAAACCAAGCTTATAGCCTTGCAAAGCTGCAATGGCATACAGATCATTCATCGTCCCCATCGCGAGCGGCCCATTGCGGTCATACGCGCATACATTTCCCGACGCATCAAGGCTGGTTCCCCAGAGGGAGGGGAAAATCCCCTTCGGCAGCAGCAAGCCCTTAGCCGCGAGACGCGCTGTATAACGGCTAGCCAGCAGCTCGCTCCAATTTCCCCACATCGAGACAAAATCAATAATCGTTCCGTCTTTATCAAAAAGAATGCCTTCAACGCCGCACGGCTTGCCGCCGTCAACCTTAAGGCCAGCAACGGTATGCTGCTTCCCTTGAGCTTGTCTCTGGTTTCGCTGCTGTTCCTGCTCCAATCCATCTTGTAGGGCTTGTAGCGCTTCTGAACGAGCTGAATGTTCTGCCATCCCTTATTTGCCCTTCAACGCTTTATCCAGCTCACGCTGGGCGGTTTCCTTCGCCTGCTTCAGCGCCTTCTCTGCCGAAATGTTCTCGATTTGCACCTGATCAGCGGCTACAGTCAGCGCATCGTTGATTTTGCCGCCCGTCGGATCAAGGAATGGCTTCGAGCCGTGCGAAGCTTGCTGCAAAGGAATTTTGATTTGCGGATTTGTGTCGCTGAATGCCTTGAAAGCCGGATCATCCTGCGCGGACAAACGAACAGCAATGTAGCCTGTGTTCATCGACCAAGCCGCTGTATTTTCGCTTTTCGTAAAGAACGACAGCCATTTAAAGGCCGCTTCCTTCTGCTCATCCTTCGCTTTGGCAGGTACGCCCGCCATAATGGCCTGTGCGACTGGCTTGCCTTCGCCTACCCTTTCCCAGCCAGGCTGCTGCATTGCGCCAACGATGCTGAAGTCCAGATCGCCTTGGTCGCCGCTGGAGCCCGTGTAGCCTGCTGCTTGGCCCTTCATGACATCATCTATCGTTTTGTACCAGTATTCCCAGCCTTGTCCACCAGAGTGAATCGCCATCGTCTTATCTTCATGCAGCCATTTGCGGAATAAATCCCATGTCTCAATCCATTCCGGCGAATCGAATACGACTGTTTTGCCGTCATCGCTTAAAATTTTGCCGCCTTTGCTAAGTGCCGCATCAATCATATTGCCCGAGCCCCACATCGGCTCCCAGCCATAAAAGGTCGTTTTGCCGCCATCCTTTACAGACATCTTTTCCGCCGCTTTAGCCAGGTCTTCCCAAGTCTTAATGTCCTCTGCCTTAATTCCCGCTTTCTCGAAAGTGTCCAGACGGTAATACATCACTTGGGTCGTTCCATACATCGGCATAAAATACTGCTTGCCCGCTACTTGCCCTTGCTCCAGAAACGTTTGAATAAAATCTTCTTTCTTAAAATCCGGAGCAGCCGCGATATAGTCATCCAGCGGTTCAAAATACCCTTTAGCTGCCCAGTCCACATTGGAGGCTAGCACCGCAGCTGGCGGCTGATTGGCGGCAATAGCGGCCTGAAGCTTTTGCTCCGTTTCGCTGTAATCCCCCTGCACAACGCCTTTAACGATAACTTCGCTTTGCGATTCATTGAATTTCTTAATGAGTGCTTCCACATTTTCGCCCAGCTTGCCGCCAAGGCCATACCAAAACTCGATCTGCACCGGCGCTTTCGGCGCCTCTGAAGCTGCTGCCGATTGTTGGGGCGCACTGCTGCTGCTCGCTCCACCCGTCTGCGTGCCTGCCGTCTGTCCACATGCGCTAAGCGTCACCATTGCAAGTGCGAGCGACATCGTTCCCGCCCATTTCATTTTTCTCAACATGGTCCATTCCTCCACTATTTATATTGTTGATTTCGTAAAGCTACCCTACCCCTTAATGCCTGAAGATAAGTTAACACTCTGCATAATCGTCCGCTGGGCGAACAGAAACAGCAGCAAGAGCGGAATAATCGTGAAAGAGCTTGCCGCCATAATGAGCGGCCATTTCAGCCCGTAAGCACCCCCTTCCACGAAGAAGCTGCGCAGTCCCGCCGACACGAGCTGGAGATCGGGATTTTTCGTAATGAGCATCGGCCAAAAATAATTGTTGTACTGAGAGATAAATGTGATGAGTGCCAGTACTACGAACGAGGCGCGGGTCAGCGGCATCATAATTGTCCATAAAATTCGGCTGTGCGACGCGCCATCAATTTGCCCTGCCTCCACCATCTCATGCGACACTTGCAGAAACGCCTGCCTGATGAGAAAAATCGAGAAGACGCTGACCGCGTTTGATATAATCAGGCCCGCATATGAATCCAGCAAATAAAGCTTGGACAAAATCATATAGCTGGGCAAATACACCGCTGTGCTTGGAATCATGTAACCGAGCATAATGATGCCGGTCAAAAACCCTTTCAACCGAAATTTCATATGGGTCAAAGCATAAGCCATCATAGCTGAATTTATAATTTGCAAAAGAACGATGGCGCCCGCAACGATTACGCTGTTGGCTATATATTGACCGAACGGCGCTGCCAGCCACGCCTCCACATAATTGCTCCATAGCGGCAGCTCCGGCCATAATGTCGGCGGAAACTGCCAAATCTCATCATTTGTCTTTAGCGCGCTCGTCATCATCCAATAGAATGGAAATGCCATTGCGAGCGCAATAGCCAGCAGGCTAATATGCCGCAGCGCCAGCCCTGCCTGGTAAACACCCTTCATAACTCCAAATTCCTCCCTTTTAGGAGCTGCGAGGAATGAGTACCCACTTTTGCTGAGCAAATCTCCACGGTTTTGGGAGTCTTGTCAACAAATTAGCGGTACTTTATTTCGTCGCAGTCTCTTAGCTAGTTGTAATGCACCATTTTGCGGCTGACCGAGAAGGATAGCACGGACAACAGAACACAGATTGCGATCATAACGATGGAAATCGATGATGCTTCGCCAACCTGGAACGATTCGAAGGCCGATTGGTAATACAGATAAAGCAGCGTACGCGTAGAGCCTGATGGACCGCCTTGCGTCAGTACATTAATGGAGTCGTAAGCTTGCAGCGCATCGATCGTCTGTACAACGAACAGGAAGAACGTCGTTGGCGAGATAAGCGGCAGCGTTACGTGCAGAAATTTTTGAATTGCCCCCGCTCCATCGAGCCCGGCCGCCTCCAGCATATCTGTCGGCACGCTTCTCAGCGCTACAATGTAGAAGATCATCGCCCATCCGACCGATTTCCAGATGCCCACCAGCAGCACTCCGACCAAAGCCCATTTGGGATCTTGCAGCCAGCCAATGGCCGGAAGGCCAATTGCCCCTAAAATCGTATTTCCAAGCCCCACTTTAGGCTCTAAAATCCATGACCATACAATTGAAACGGCAACCGTTGGCGTTACCCATGGCGCGAATACGAGCGTCCGGTACAGAGCCGAGCCCTTAAGCGAGCGTCCGAGCAGCAGCGCCAGCCCCAGCCCGCCTGCCATAATAGGCAGCACGCTGCCAAGACAGAATAGCAGCGTCACCTTCAGCGACTGGTAGAAGGCGGGATTTTGCAGCAAATACACATAATTATCCAAGCCGACGAACAGCTTGTCCGGACTCATAAAATCCCATTCCACGAAGCTCAGATAAAAGACATAGGCCAGCGGCGCCAGCCAGAACACCGTAATCGGAATCATCGCCGGCAGCGTAAACAGCACTGCTTTTATCTCATTCAACCATCCTGTCCGTTTCAACACTCAAACTCTCCATTCAATAAAAATTTAATTAACGACCAAATGACCCGTTTACCGAAATAAAAATCTATAAATTCAAAATTTATTGTATACTCATTATGTCGCAGAACTATTAACGCATCGTCATCACCAGCTTAATTTCTTGTAAAGATACAAATATAAAGCTGGATTTTTAAGAATTCGCTATAATATGGGCAAGAGGCAGACGGGAGAAATGGAGGATGGTTATGCCAGACCATACGGAGGAGCAGGAGACGCAGCGGCTTGCCTTGCGCCAAACGATGAT from the Paenibacillus sp. BIHB 4019 genome contains:
- a CDS encoding HAD family hydrolase, which produces MAEHSARSEALQALQDGLEQEQQRNQRQAQGKQHTVAGLKVDGGKPCGVEGILFDKDGTIIDFVSMWGNWSELLASRYTARLAAKGLLLPKGIFPSLWGTSLDASGNVCAYDRNGPLAMGTMNDLYAIAALQGYKLGLSWAESMQLVRESKEEADRELKRRKSAIPLAGVIPFIEQCKKAGLKLGIVTADDTEAAREHLEWMGLLPHFSVIVGADLVPRSKPYPDMLELACQKLGVAPSSIAIIGDTDGDMRMGQAAGAALCIGIANQAASVLPSADVIIASYSQLAVEETHTEG
- a CDS encoding sugar ABC transporter permease, whose protein sequence is MIPITVFWLAPLAYVFYLSFVEWDFMSPDKLFVGLDNYVYLLQNPAFYQSLKVTLLFCLGSVLPIMAGGLGLALLLGRSLKGSALYRTLVFAPWVTPTVAVSIVWSWILEPKVGLGNTILGAIGLPAIGWLQDPKWALVGVLLVGIWKSVGWAMIFYIVALRSVPTDMLEAAGLDGAGAIQKFLHVTLPLISPTTFFLFVVQTIDALQAYDSINVLTQGGPSGSTRTLLYLYYQSAFESFQVGEASSISIVMIAICVLLSVLSFSVSRKMVHYN
- a CDS encoding multidrug efflux SMR transporter translates to MGYLWLALAIVLELSGTISMKLSASFTRVVPSIAMFIFYGSSFTCLNFALRYMHVSVAYAVWSGIGITLITGAGYIWFGERIPLSALLWVGVIVIGVVGLNMSISAHGAAVRGN
- a CDS encoding metallophosphoesterase; translation: MKKVSLWCEKETVPGLGEPLMFFQVITDTHVTVDPSHVHNQHFERALLDIQELAAASGSAGIMHAGDITDHGDEAEYAQFSAIVERVKRQGELPPMLYTIGNHDTWKDWEQGQELGSFKHYTGMTAVYYDRWIGGSHFIFLGSELQTAKNAELSSTQLAWLGEKLEEHRGDSRPVFLFLHQPLKDTVAGSLEEQEWYGVNQDEELRAVLAGWPQVILFTGHTHWELDAPHTVFDGQGEIATMFNAASVAYLWTDEDAHKAGSQGYYIEVYEQGVRVRGRDFVARQWMEAQDYFVHNGYAGEKGS
- a CDS encoding carbohydrate ABC transporter permease, with the translated sequence MKGVYQAGLALRHISLLAIALAMAFPFYWMMTSALKTNDEIWQFPPTLWPELPLWSNYVEAWLAAPFGQYIANSVIVAGAIVLLQIINSAMMAYALTHMKFRLKGFLTGIIMLGYMIPSTAVYLPSYMILSKLYLLDSYAGLIISNAVSVFSIFLIRQAFLQVSHEMVEAGQIDGASHSRILWTIMMPLTRASFVVLALITFISQYNNYFWPMLITKNPDLQLVSAGLRSFFVEGGAYGLKWPLIMAASSFTIIPLLLLFLFAQRTIMQSVNLSSGIKG
- a CDS encoding ABC transporter substrate-binding protein, which encodes MLRKMKWAGTMSLALAMVTLSACGQTAGTQTGGASSSSAPQQSAAASEAPKAPVQIEFWYGLGGKLGENVEALIKKFNESQSEVIVKGVVQGDYSETEQKLQAAIAANQPPAAVLASNVDWAAKGYFEPLDDYIAAAPDFKKEDFIQTFLEQGQVAGKQYFMPMYGTTQVMYYRLDTFEKAGIKAEDIKTWEDLAKAAEKMSVKDGGKTTFYGWEPMWGSGNMIDAALSKGGKILSDDGKTVVFDSPEWIETWDLFRKWLHEDKTMAIHSGGQGWEYWYKTIDDVMKGQAAGYTGSSGDQGDLDFSIVGAMQQPGWERVGEGKPVAQAIMAGVPAKAKDEQKEAAFKWLSFFTKSENTAAWSMNTGYIAVRLSAQDDPAFKAFSDTNPQIKIPLQQASHGSKPFLDPTGGKINDALTVAADQVQIENISAEKALKQAKETAQRELDKALKGK